DNA sequence from the Deltaproteobacteria bacterium genome:
TCCGATCATCGTCTGCAACTTCGCCATCATCAAGATCGGCGCGGTCTGCCTTCCGACGTCGGTCCTGTTCGCCCGCACCGAGATCTCCCACGTGGCGAACCTCGCCGAGGCGAAGGTCCTGATCGTTGCGGCCACCATGCTCGGCGAAGTCGAGGCGGCGAAGGCGGACTTGAAGACCGTGAAGAGCATCGTCGTGGTCGGCGGGGACGAGAACGAGGTTCGCGCGAAGGGGTACATTCCGTACGCGGACCTGATGAAGAACCCGGACCAGTGCGAAGCGGTGAAGCGGGACCGGATGGACGTCTCCGTCCTCCTGTTCACCTCCGGGACGACCGGCCTGCCCAAGGGGACGGCCCACTTCATGGAGGAGTCGCTGATCGTCGCCGACGGGTTCGGCAAGTACTGCTGGGAGGTGACCGACAAGGACGTGATCGGCGGCCCCGCGCCGCTGGCGATGGCGGCGGGGTACTCCACCGTCGCGGTCATCCCGTTCCGGTACGGCGCGGGCGTCTCCCTCATCGGGAAGTTCGACCCGGTGGCGATGTTCAAGAACATCCAGAGCCACAAGATCACGATCATGTCCGCGCTTCCGACCGCGTACCGGAAGATGCTGGTCGACATCAACCCGAAGGATTGGGACTTCTCGTCCCTCCGGTTCTGCACCGGCGGCGGCGAGGCGCTCACCGCCAAGACGTACCTCGACTGGAAGGAGAAGTTCGGCCTCGAGCTGTACGAGGGGCTGGGCACCACCGAGATGATGTTCGTCTTCATCTCCGCGGCGGTGACCAAGAAGGTGAAGCCGGGCGCGATCGGAACGGCGTGCCCCGGGTACGACGTCCGCGTGGTGAACGAGAATTTCGAGCGGGTGAAGCCGGGCGAGGTCGGCAAGATGATCGTCCAGGGCCCCACGGGGACGATCTACTGGAAGGACAACGACAAGCAGAAGGGGTCGGTCCGCGACGGCTGGTGCCTGGCGGGCGACGTGGTCACGATGGACGAGGAAGGGTACGTCCAGTTCCTCTCCCGCGAGGACGACCTGATCAAGTCGTCCGGCTACCGGATCGGGCCCGAGGAGATCGAGGAGGCCCTGGTTACGCACCCGTCGGTCGCCGACGCGGGCGTGGTCGGCGTCCCCGACCCGGTCATCGGCCAGAAGACCAAGGCGTTCGTCGCCCTGAAGCCGGGCGTGGCCCCGTCCGAGGAGCTGAAGAAGGCGCTCGTCGAGCATTGCAAGGGGAAGATCGCCGTCTACAAGCTGCCGCGCGAGATCGAGTTCATCGACGCGATGCCGCGCACGGCGGTGGGCAAGCTCCTGCGGCGGATCCTGCGCCAGCAGGAGATCGACAAGGCGAAGAAGTAGGCCGGGGACGGTCGTCGCCGCGCAGTATCGCGCGGCGGTTCGCAGGGTGGGCCCCGGGGCGTCGCGTCCCGGGGCCCGATTCATTACGGGGAGAGCAGCCGCTTCCGGATCATGGCGAGGACCGCCTCGCCCGGCGTATCCCGGGCGTGCAGCGGGGGATCGCCGACCCCGGGGTGGACCTCCTCGAACGTCGGCCGCCCCTCCTTCCGGTAGAGGACTCCCACCGGGATCCTCTCATCCCACGACAGCGACAGTTCGAACGCCTTCCGCCGGTCCGACGGATCGTGATCCTCCGGGACCCGGTACGCCATCTTCCCGTACCACTGGTACGTGTTCTTCCTGTTGAAGGTGACGCACGGCTGCAGGATGTCGACGAGGGCGAACCCCCGGTGGGCGATCGCCTGGCGCATGAGCTCCGCGGTGAGCTCGACGTCCTGCGCCAGGGAGCGGGCGACGAAGCCGCACCCGAGCGCGATCGCGACCGCGAGCGGCGGGAAGGGGCCGGAGATCACGCCCGTTGCCTGGAGGGAGCCGGTCCAGCCGATGTCGCTCGTCGGGGACGGCTGCCCCTTGGTGAGCCCGTACACCTGGTTGTCGTGGACGAACAGCGCGATGTCCGG
Encoded proteins:
- a CDS encoding acyl-CoA synthetase, with product MAKIPESYLPPPELRPQRVYNLNEFKDIPQKFNSTEVLLDQTAAKYGDKVAVYFDDQRVTYKQLQASVNRVANGLKKLGVEEGDRVMLRMPNIVPIIVCNFAIIKIGAVCLPTSVLFARTEISHVANLAEAKVLIVAATMLGEVEAAKADLKTVKSIVVVGGDENEVRAKGYIPYADLMKNPDQCEAVKRDRMDVSVLLFTSGTTGLPKGTAHFMEESLIVADGFGKYCWEVTDKDVIGGPAPLAMAAGYSTVAVIPFRYGAGVSLIGKFDPVAMFKNIQSHKITIMSALPTAYRKMLVDINPKDWDFSSLRFCTGGGEALTAKTYLDWKEKFGLELYEGLGTTEMMFVFISAAVTKKVKPGAIGTACPGYDVRVVNENFERVKPGEVGKMIVQGPTGTIYWKDNDKQKGSVRDGWCLAGDVVTMDEEGYVQFLSREDDLIKSSGYRIGPEEIEEALVTHPSVADAGVVGVPDPVIGQKTKAFVALKPGVAPSEELKKALVEHCKGKIAVYKLPREIEFIDAMPRTAVGKLLRRILRQQEIDKAKK
- a CDS encoding 2-oxoacid ferredoxin oxidoreductase (catalyzes the coenzyme A-dependent decarboxylation of 2-oxoacids, such as pyruvate and 2-oxoglutarate); this translates as MGGTFDTAVENAWCPGCGNFPILSAVKKALESTGKARHEIVLVSGIGQAAKLPHHVDVNVFNGLHGRALPAALAIKMASPRLTVVVTSGDGDIYGEGGNHFIHAIRRNPDIALFVHDNQVYGLTKGQPSPTSDIGWTGSLQATGVISGPFPPLAVAIALGCGFVARSLAQDVELTAELMRQAIAHRGFALVDILQPCVTFNRKNTYQWYGKMAYRVPEDHDPSDRRKAFELSLSWDERIPVGVLYRKEGRPTFEEVHPGVGDPPLHARDTPGEAVLAMIRKRLLSP